A stretch of Henckelia pumila isolate YLH828 chromosome 4, ASM3356847v2, whole genome shotgun sequence DNA encodes these proteins:
- the LOC140860190 gene encoding uncharacterized protein, whose protein sequence is MDESWRMRLGMPTTPPPPRRTVEKPKFPNQRSSTEEYNTSSNIRKAASGDIPDEHPLNPEDFTDVFGGPPRTVLSGQFSTGFPLSSSSSSSSSSKFFYEEIFRHPENLPPSTGRIGRSLKEFRIPTKSAQDQHNNRKSGFYTDIFGWDIHDERVMRSRSRSKTSSSSILSSEELSPIRQAVWTDDNVSLFASKLRPLNVKSRWSPPIMRQNDYPKQQNLPPFNGTQPVFNTGYEYSDNFKNYPFGFSRRNASPETISVEPISNSSFRVSTDRLEPNSPASAVSSVCHSEMEQKTRAVEEDMLNQDEVELDEDEVMSSYVIEINSDSREGTSESNGVDEAIAWAKEKFHKHCLESKWNSENGEKGKHLEENLGRNQFSGHTDSFGSLDEQQEKWALEEAIQPFESKLQIEMQVMDEKISLWSKGKESDIRLLLSSLHHILWPNSGWFPIPLTNIIESPKVKKAYQKARLCLHPDKLQQRGATLPQKYIAEKAFSVLQDAWAAFVSQDIYRL, encoded by the exons ATGGATGAATCTTGGAGAATGAGACTTGGGATGCCCACGACGCCGCCGCCGCCCCGGAGAACAGTTGAGAAGCCCAAATTTCCAAACCAACGATCATCTACTGAGGAGTACAATACCTCTTCCAACATCCGGAAAGCTGCCTCCGGCGACATACCCGACGAACACCCTCTAAACCCTGAAGACTTCACCGACGTTTTTGGTGGGCCCCCTCGAACAGTTCTCTCCGGCCAGTTCAGCACGGGGTTTCCATtgtcctcctcctcctcctcctcctcctcatcCAAGTTTTTCTACGAGGAGATTTTCCGGCATCCGGAGAATTTGCCTCCGTCGACGGGAAGGATTGGCCGGAGCTTGAAAGAGTTCAGGATTCCGACGAAGAGTGCTCAAGATCAGCATAATAATCGAAAGAGTGGTTTCTATACTGATATATTTGGGTGGGATATTCATGATGAGAGGGTAATGAGATCAAGATCAAGGTCAAAGACGAGTTCTTCATCGATTTTAAGCTCCGAGGAGTTAAGTCCTATCCGGCAGGCGGTATGGACCGACGACAATGTTTCCTTATTTGCTTCCAAGCTCAG GCCACTTAATGTTAAATCCAGGTGGAGTCCACCAATAATGAGGCAAAACGAttacccaaaacaacagaatttGCCACCATTTAATGGAACTCAGCCTGTGTTCAACACTGGATACGAATACTCTGACAATTTCAAGAACTACCCATTTGGATTTAGTCGGAGAAATGCATCCCCGGAGACCATTAGTGTTGAACCCATATCGAACAGCAGCTTCAGAGTGTCCACAGATCGTTTAGAACCGAATTCACCAGCATCAGCTGTTTCTTCTGTTTGCCATTCAGAGATGGAGCAAAAAACAAGAGCTGTTGAGGAAGATATGTTGAATCAGGATGAGGTAGAACTGGACGAAGATGAAGTGATGAGCTCCTATGTTATTGAAATAAACTCCGATAGTAGGGAAGGGACAAGTGAATCTAATGGTGTCGACGAAGCAATTGCATGGGCAAAAGAGAAGTTTCATAAACATTGTCTGGAGAGTAAATGGAACTCTGAAAATGGTGAGAAAGGGAAACACTTGGAAG aaaatctCGGTAGGAATCAGTTTTCAGGACATACAGATAGTTTTGGATCACTG GATGAGCAACAAGAAAAATGGGCTTTAGAAGAAGCAATACAGCCGTTTGAAAGCAAG TTGCAAATAGAAATGCAAGTAATGGATGAAAAGATAAGCTTGTGGTCAAAAGGCAAAGAATCGGACATCCGGTTGCTATTATCTTCTCTGCACCAT ATTTTATGGCCTAACAGTGGCTGGTTTCCGATACCTCTAACAAATATAATCGAAAGCCCGAAAGTGAAGAAAGCATATCAGAAGGCAAGGCTGTGCCTGCACCCCGACAAGCTGCAACAAAGGGGTGCTACTCTCCCGCAAAAATACATAGCCGAGAAGGCTTTTTCTGTCCTCCAG GATGCTTGGGCTGCATTTGTCTCCCAAGACATCTACCGTCTTTGA
- the LOC140860191 gene encoding CBL-interacting protein kinase 23-like isoform X1, giving the protein MTSKSSVGGGSGSVSEAGRTRVGKYEFGRTLGEGSFGKVKFARNLDTGENMAIKIIDKNKVLKHKMISQIKREISTMKLIRHPNVIRMHEVMASKSKIFIVMEFVSGGELFDKIATRGRLGEDEARKYFQQLVNAVDYCHSRGVYHRDLKPDNLLLTPNGVLKISDFGLSALSQQAWEDGLLHTACGTPNYVAPEVIKSKGYDGAKADIWSCGVVLFVLMAGYLPFEDPNLMALYKKIFAAQFICPPWFSTSSKNLIKRILDPNPLTRITIAEVLENGWFKKGYKKPVFECEEVALDDVDALFNESADSPNFVVEMQEEQQPTPPLIMTAFELISFSQGLNLNSLFEKQAGFVKRETRFASKCSANEIASKIEQAAGSLGFGVQKKNYKMKLHGEKSGRKGHLSIATEIFEVAPSLHIVQIRKTGGDTLEFHKFYKNLSIGLKDVLWKTGDEVNIEVNDGAGTSTC; this is encoded by the exons ATGACATCCAAATCTAGTGTTGGTGGGGGCAGCGGAAGTGTCAGTGAAGCTGGGAGGACACGGGTGGGAAAGTATGAATTTGGAAGAACATTAGGAGAAGGGTCATTTGGTAAGGTGAAATTCGCAAGGAACTTGGATACTGGAGAGAATATGGCGATCAAGATTATCGATAAAAACAAAGTTCTCAAGCACAAGATGATTAGCCAG ATTAAGCGCGAAATTTCAACCATGAAGTTAATAAGGCATCCAAATGTCATTCGAATGCATGAG GTCATGGCCAGCAAGTCAAAGATATTCATCGTGATGGAATTTGTCAGTGGTGGTGAACTCTTTGACAAAATT GCTACTAGAGGTAGGCTCGGAGAAGATGAAGCTAGAAAATATTTTCAGCAGCTAGTAAATGCTGTAGATTACTGCCACAGTAGAGGCGTTTACCATAGAGACCTTAAG CCGGATAACCTGTTGCTTACCCCCAATGGAGTGCTTAAAATCTCTGACTTTGGATTAAGTGCACTATCTCAGCAAGCTTGG GAAGATGGGTTACTTCATACAGCATGTGGAACACCCAACTATGTTGCTCCAGAG GTGATTAAAAGTAAGGGTTATGATGGAGCCAAAGCAGATATTTGGTCATGTGGTGTCGTACTTTTTGTTCTTATGGCTGGTTATTTACCTTTTGAAGATCCAAATCTTATGGCATTGTACAAAAAG ATATTTGCGGCGCAGTTCATATGCCCTCCTTGGTTTTCTACCAGCTCCAAGAATTTGATTAAAAGAATATTGGATCCCAATCCATTGACA AGGATCACAATTGCCGAGGTTCTCGAAAATGGGTGGTTCAAGAAAGGATACAAGAAACCTGTATTTGAATGTGAGGAAGTTGCTCTTGACGATGTGGATGCTCTTTTTAATGAATCAGCG GACTCACCGAACTTTGTTGTGGAAATGCAAGAGGAACAGCAACCTACCCCACCACTGATCATGACTGCCTTTGAGCTTATCTCCTTCTCGCAGGGTCTCAATCTCAATTCTCTTTTTGAAAAGCAAGCG GGGTTTGTTAAGCGAGAAACGAGGTTTGCATCCAAATGTTCTGCGAATGAGATAGCTTCAAAAATTGAGCAAGCAGCTGGTTCCTTAGGTTTCGGTGTGCAGAAGAAGAACTACAAG ATGAAACTTCATGGGGAAAAGTCTGGGCGCAAGGGACACCTATCAATTGCAACAGAG ATTTTTGAGGTGGCTCCTTCACTGCACATTGTTCAGATTCGCAAGACTGGTGGAGATACATTAGAGTTTCACAAG TTTTACAAGAACCTGTCAATTGGGTTGAAAGATGTTCTGTGGAAAACTGGCGATGAGGTGAACATTGAAGTGAATGATG GTGCAGGTACCTCGACGTGTTGA
- the LOC140860191 gene encoding CBL-interacting serine/threonine-protein kinase 23-like isoform X2, which translates to MAIKIIDKNKVLKHKMISQIKREISTMKLIRHPNVIRMHEVMASKSKIFIVMEFVSGGELFDKIATRGRLGEDEARKYFQQLVNAVDYCHSRGVYHRDLKPDNLLLTPNGVLKISDFGLSALSQQAWEDGLLHTACGTPNYVAPEVIKSKGYDGAKADIWSCGVVLFVLMAGYLPFEDPNLMALYKKIFAAQFICPPWFSTSSKNLIKRILDPNPLTRITIAEVLENGWFKKGYKKPVFECEEVALDDVDALFNESADSPNFVVEMQEEQQPTPPLIMTAFELISFSQGLNLNSLFEKQAGFVKRETRFASKCSANEIASKIEQAAGSLGFGVQKKNYKMKLHGEKSGRKGHLSIATEIFEVAPSLHIVQIRKTGGDTLEFHKFYKNLSIGLKDVLWKTGDEVNIEVNDGAGTSTC; encoded by the exons ATGGCGATCAAGATTATCGATAAAAACAAAGTTCTCAAGCACAAGATGATTAGCCAG ATTAAGCGCGAAATTTCAACCATGAAGTTAATAAGGCATCCAAATGTCATTCGAATGCATGAG GTCATGGCCAGCAAGTCAAAGATATTCATCGTGATGGAATTTGTCAGTGGTGGTGAACTCTTTGACAAAATT GCTACTAGAGGTAGGCTCGGAGAAGATGAAGCTAGAAAATATTTTCAGCAGCTAGTAAATGCTGTAGATTACTGCCACAGTAGAGGCGTTTACCATAGAGACCTTAAG CCGGATAACCTGTTGCTTACCCCCAATGGAGTGCTTAAAATCTCTGACTTTGGATTAAGTGCACTATCTCAGCAAGCTTGG GAAGATGGGTTACTTCATACAGCATGTGGAACACCCAACTATGTTGCTCCAGAG GTGATTAAAAGTAAGGGTTATGATGGAGCCAAAGCAGATATTTGGTCATGTGGTGTCGTACTTTTTGTTCTTATGGCTGGTTATTTACCTTTTGAAGATCCAAATCTTATGGCATTGTACAAAAAG ATATTTGCGGCGCAGTTCATATGCCCTCCTTGGTTTTCTACCAGCTCCAAGAATTTGATTAAAAGAATATTGGATCCCAATCCATTGACA AGGATCACAATTGCCGAGGTTCTCGAAAATGGGTGGTTCAAGAAAGGATACAAGAAACCTGTATTTGAATGTGAGGAAGTTGCTCTTGACGATGTGGATGCTCTTTTTAATGAATCAGCG GACTCACCGAACTTTGTTGTGGAAATGCAAGAGGAACAGCAACCTACCCCACCACTGATCATGACTGCCTTTGAGCTTATCTCCTTCTCGCAGGGTCTCAATCTCAATTCTCTTTTTGAAAAGCAAGCG GGGTTTGTTAAGCGAGAAACGAGGTTTGCATCCAAATGTTCTGCGAATGAGATAGCTTCAAAAATTGAGCAAGCAGCTGGTTCCTTAGGTTTCGGTGTGCAGAAGAAGAACTACAAG ATGAAACTTCATGGGGAAAAGTCTGGGCGCAAGGGACACCTATCAATTGCAACAGAG ATTTTTGAGGTGGCTCCTTCACTGCACATTGTTCAGATTCGCAAGACTGGTGGAGATACATTAGAGTTTCACAAG TTTTACAAGAACCTGTCAATTGGGTTGAAAGATGTTCTGTGGAAAACTGGCGATGAGGTGAACATTGAAGTGAATGATG GTGCAGGTACCTCGACGTGTTGA
- the LOC140860191 gene encoding CBL-interacting protein kinase 23-like isoform X3, with the protein MTSKSSVGGGSGSVSEAGRTRVGKYEFGRTLGEGSFGKVKFARNLDTGENMAIKIIDKNKVLKHKMISQIKREISTMKLIRHPNVIRMHEVMASKSKIFIVMEFVSGGELFDKIATRGRLGEDEARKYFQQLVNAVDYCHSRGVYHRDLKPDNLLLTPNGVLKISDFGLSALSQQAWEDGLLHTACGTPNYVAPEVIKSKGYDGAKADIWSCGVVLFVLMAGYLPFEDPNLMALYKKIFAAQFICPPWFSTSSKNLIKRILDPNPLTRITIAEVLENGWFKKGYKKPVFE; encoded by the exons ATGACATCCAAATCTAGTGTTGGTGGGGGCAGCGGAAGTGTCAGTGAAGCTGGGAGGACACGGGTGGGAAAGTATGAATTTGGAAGAACATTAGGAGAAGGGTCATTTGGTAAGGTGAAATTCGCAAGGAACTTGGATACTGGAGAGAATATGGCGATCAAGATTATCGATAAAAACAAAGTTCTCAAGCACAAGATGATTAGCCAG ATTAAGCGCGAAATTTCAACCATGAAGTTAATAAGGCATCCAAATGTCATTCGAATGCATGAG GTCATGGCCAGCAAGTCAAAGATATTCATCGTGATGGAATTTGTCAGTGGTGGTGAACTCTTTGACAAAATT GCTACTAGAGGTAGGCTCGGAGAAGATGAAGCTAGAAAATATTTTCAGCAGCTAGTAAATGCTGTAGATTACTGCCACAGTAGAGGCGTTTACCATAGAGACCTTAAG CCGGATAACCTGTTGCTTACCCCCAATGGAGTGCTTAAAATCTCTGACTTTGGATTAAGTGCACTATCTCAGCAAGCTTGG GAAGATGGGTTACTTCATACAGCATGTGGAACACCCAACTATGTTGCTCCAGAG GTGATTAAAAGTAAGGGTTATGATGGAGCCAAAGCAGATATTTGGTCATGTGGTGTCGTACTTTTTGTTCTTATGGCTGGTTATTTACCTTTTGAAGATCCAAATCTTATGGCATTGTACAAAAAG ATATTTGCGGCGCAGTTCATATGCCCTCCTTGGTTTTCTACCAGCTCCAAGAATTTGATTAAAAGAATATTGGATCCCAATCCATTGACA AGGATCACAATTGCCGAGGTTCTCGAAAATGGGTGGTTCAAGAAAGGATACAAGAAACCTGTATTTGAAT GA